The bacterium nucleotide sequence CATGATGCCATAGCTTGCCTTTCTGATCTTCTATGGTCTGAATGCTTTTATCTATCCCGTGGCTGCGATATAAATTGCATTGTTCCAACAAACTTGGGTCAGAACATACCACCGCACCGCCTTCAGCCGTGGTGATATGTTTTAAAGGATGAAAACTTAAGGTGACCAAATGCTCTGGATGCGAAGCCCCTACATACTTACCTTTATACTTGGCTCCCAATGCATGCGACGCATCTTCAATGACTTTTGCATCGTAATGCCTGGCCAAAGCACTGATTTCATCCAAATCACAGGCTAGCCCTGCAAAATGAACCGGCATGATAATTTTTTTCTTAGCTTTACTTTGCTCTAAGGCCTGCTCCAGTGCAGAAACAGTCATATTGCCCGTATGGGGGTCAACATCCACAAACTCAATTTTTGCACCGAGGTGCAATGCTGCATTTTGACTGGAAACAAAAGTAATGGGTGAAGAAAACAAGACGCTGTCTTGGTCACAATCAAACACCTTGCAAGCAATATGCAAAGCTGCACTGCCACTGGACATTGCACTAACATGCGGCGCATTTAAAAAACGAACCAAGCTTTGTTCAAATTGCTTTACTTGCGGACCTTGAGTTAAAAAATCGTCTTGAAGCATTTGACTGACATAAGCCACATCATCCTCAGTCACGCTTTGACTACCCACTGCAATAAATTTTTTATGCTTCATTGATAATTTTAGTATAACAAAAAAATCATTGATCCCTAATCTTATTCTGTAACAAAAAACACCAAAAGCTCTGGCCTAGCTTTTGACTAATTTTTAAATGAAACATCTTTTAATACAACATCTTTTTAAAGTTTCAATGTCTGTCAATGCTGCTATACTAAAAATAGAGATTATCAACTTTAAACAAAGGTTCTTGTATTCCGCCACTGAATAAAAAAAACTTTCTCGCTTATTTCCAAGACCCTGAATATCGGCCACAAACCTACAGCCAAATTTGCAGGTCATGGAATGCGCGTGGAAGCTTGCGTAAAAAAATTAAGGCTTTGCTTTTTCAATTTGAACGTGAAGGTTACCTTACTGTCAGTAAGCGTGATACCTACATTGCAGCAAAAAATCCCGAGTCGGCCAAAGCCAAAACCAGCAAAAAAAACAAACGTACTCATAAAAAACATCCTCTGGATAAACCCATAGGTAAACATATGGCGCATGCCAATATCAAGCCCCTTGAAGATCAACTTATTGGGAGCTTAAGCAGCCAACGTAACAATTCCCTTATTTTTTTCCCTCTAAAAAAACGCCAAGCCATACGCTTACATCTTGCACAAAGGGTTGAGGTCCCTAAAAAAATTAACCGAGATGATATTTATCATGTTGATATTGAAAAAAAAGTGGTCAAAGGCCGGCCTTTTTTTATTGCCCAAAATATAAGCCTTTTGGGTTCTATTCACGACCCAGCCACTGACCATAAAATCATCATTGCAGAAAACAAACTCAGCCCTACATTTTCAAAAAAAATTCACAGTGAATTAAATGCTTTAGACCAGAGAGTTCAAGTTTCAAAACAACGTAAAGACTTTAGAGATTTAAACTTTGTGACCATTGATGGCGCTGATGCCAAAGACTTTGATGATGCTGTATGTTTTGATGGCAAATACTTATACGTAGCTATTGCCGATGTTGCACATTATGTTCATGCTGACTCTGCTTTGGATAAAGAAGCTGCGTTTCGGGGCAACAGTTTTTACTTTCCCAACATGGTGATTCCCATGTTGCCAGAACTTTTATCCAACACACTCTGTAGCCTACGTCCAAAAGAAGACAAGTACGCTATGGTACTAAAAATAAAATTCAATGTGGATAACCGTGTAGATCATTTTGATCTTTATGAAGGCCTCATTCAATCAAAAGAAAGGTTAACTTACGATCAGGTTGATGATTATTTTGAAAACCCAAAAACAGCCACTTCGTTTGCTCAAGAGACCACCGGAAAAATGCTGACCGAGCTCAAAGTCCTGACTCAACATATGCGCGCCTTACGCTTTGAAGAAGGTTCCATTGATTTTGATTTAAAAGATCACGTTATTCATGTTGATAAAAACTATGCCCCAACTCATATTGCAGAAAAAAAACAAACCCTGGCCCGCCAATTGATTGAAGAGTGCATGCTTTGCAGCAATGTTTGCATGGCTCATCATTTAGAGAAAATCACTCAAGATGTCACACAAGACATGTCGGTTTACCGCGTGCACCCGCAACCAGAAGCCGTTAAAGTTGACGATTTAATTCATCTTTTACAAACCTACAATTACAAACTATCCAAAGACTTTGGTATTTCTAACCCACATGAATTCAACACCTTTTTGAGCAGTCTTGATGACTCACCTTTATCAGAAGTCTTCAAGTCCTGGGCCTTGCGTGCAATGTCGCAAGCTTTTTACTCAGTCAATAACAACGGGCACTTTGGCCTTGGCTTTAGTCACTATTTACACTTCACCTCACCCATCAGGCGCTATGCTGATTTACTGGTACATAGAATCATTAAAAATCATCTTCACAAAAAAAACTCTGCCCATATTTTTCCACAAAAATTCAATACCCTTGAGAATGTCTGTGTGCATATTTCCGCTCAAGAACGCGTGGCCCAAAAAGCTGAACGTGACATGTATCAAAGAAAATCTGCCCGCTTTTTAAAAGATAAAGTGGGTAAAGTTTTTAAAGCTTATGTTGTGGGCATGAATAGTCGTGGTTTATTTATGAAGTTTGAAAGCATGCCTATGGAAGGTTTTTTAGCCATCAAAGATTTTAAAAAAGGCTTTTTTGATTTTTTTGAAAAAGAAATGATGTTTCAAAATCGGCGCAACGGTCACAAAATAAAATTAGGCGATACATATAGAGTCAAGCTGGCTAAAATCAATCTTAAAGGCGCTTTTATTGACTTGATTTTAGCCTAAGCCAAACACAAAACATGCATTGCGTTAACACTTGCTTTTTGCTAAATTTATGACATGAAAAACGTGACCTTGTTGTTGATCCTTAGTTTTATGTTTTCATCTTTTGCTTTAGCACAAAGCTGTCCAAAAATTGAAGGTGCTCGCTACATCTCTCATCAAACAATAAAACGCAGCCAAGTATCACTGCTCTACACGCTTACTGAATGCACTTACGCCGTTTTAGACGGTTACAATTTGGCCTATTTATGTGACAAAGAAAACTTTAACGGTCAGTATAGAGTATTACAAAGCCATCGCATGAACAAATATGAACAAATATGACCAGCTACAATCAAGCACACAAACCCCTGTTTGTTTGAAAAACGATAATTTTATTGTTTATAAGATTTTTTAATTCCACTGTATCTCAGAAATATTTGGAAGATGATCAGAGTTAAAAACCCACTGTTCACCACAAGCTGTAGGTAAAGAAAAATAGGGCTTCCCCTGAGAATCATGTCCTAATGTTTTTATATGATGATAAATCAGTTTTCCTTGCCAATCTCTTAAACCACTATTTTTTGTTGCAAGCCGCATACGGTACTTATATATGGGCGTCATATCGTAGTTAATATGCATTTCCGTTGTTTTTGGACAAACCACATCAACTATAGCCCAATCCGATACCCCACCAACGCTTAAATCTTTTCTGA carries:
- the pseC gene encoding UDP-4-amino-4,6-dideoxy-N-acetyl-beta-L-altrosamine transaminase — protein: MKHKKFIAVGSQSVTEDDVAYVSQMLQDDFLTQGPQVKQFEQSLVRFLNAPHVSAMSSGSAALHIACKVFDCDQDSVLFSSPITFVSSQNAALHLGAKIEFVDVDPHTGNMTVSALEQALEQSKAKKKIIMPVHFAGLACDLDEISALARHYDAKVIEDASHALGAKYKGKYVGASHPEHLVTLSFHPLKHITTAEGGAVVCSDPSLLEQCNLYRSHGIDKSIQTIEDQKGKLWHHEMHALGFNYRMSEVHAALGISQMKKLPEFLEKRKCIAQSYHEHLQRLDCNLPKEENEKDHAWLLYMIQVDFKSRNLDKNEFMLALKEKGLGSQVHNIPVYRQPYFVKLYGDQRNKFPGAERFFERTLSIPLHPGLTEEDQERVITALKELL
- a CDS encoding VacB/RNase II family 3'-5' exoribonuclease produces the protein MRKKIKALLFQFEREGYLTVSKRDTYIAAKNPESAKAKTSKKNKRTHKKHPLDKPIGKHMAHANIKPLEDQLIGSLSSQRNNSLIFFPLKKRQAIRLHLAQRVEVPKKINRDDIYHVDIEKKVVKGRPFFIAQNISLLGSIHDPATDHKIIIAENKLSPTFSKKIHSELNALDQRVQVSKQRKDFRDLNFVTIDGADAKDFDDAVCFDGKYLYVAIADVAHYVHADSALDKEAAFRGNSFYFPNMVIPMLPELLSNTLCSLRPKEDKYAMVLKIKFNVDNRVDHFDLYEGLIQSKERLTYDQVDDYFENPKTATSFAQETTGKMLTELKVLTQHMRALRFEEGSIDFDLKDHVIHVDKNYAPTHIAEKKQTLARQLIEECMLCSNVCMAHHLEKITQDVTQDMSVYRVHPQPEAVKVDDLIHLLQTYNYKLSKDFGISNPHEFNTFLSSLDDSPLSEVFKSWALRAMSQAFYSVNNNGHFGLGFSHYLHFTSPIRRYADLLVHRIIKNHLHKKNSAHIFPQKFNTLENVCVHISAQERVAQKAERDMYQRKSARFLKDKVGKVFKAYVVGMNSRGLFMKFESMPMEGFLAIKDFKKGFFDFFEKEMMFQNRRNGHKIKLGDTYRVKLAKINLKGAFIDLILA